A section of the Gallus gallus isolate bGalGal1 chromosome 4, bGalGal1.mat.broiler.GRCg7b, whole genome shotgun sequence genome encodes:
- the TRMT10A gene encoding tRNA methyltransferase 10 homolog A isoform X3 encodes MRRDVVPSTLRLIVDCSFDDLMVLKLLAHGKAFCGGLSEGLCKNKLCCIQDVKKLHKQIQRCYAENRKAFHPVQFYLTSHGGQLKSNMNENDKGWVNWKDIQIRTEHYSELIKKEDLVYLTSDSPDVLSELDERKAYVIGGLVDHNHHKGITYKKAVEQGIGHAQLPLGNFVKMNSRKVLAVNHVFEIILAYLEKRDWKEAFFSVLPQRKGAVPLGEANDSSQRALSEKEDLSYELQIIL; translated from the exons ATGCGAAGGGACGTCGTTCCCAGCACGCTTCGCCTCATTGTGGACTGCAGCTTTGATGACTTGATGGTGCTAAAG cTTCTGGCTCATGGTAAAGCATTTTGTGGTGGTCTGTCTGAAGGACTGTGTAAAAACAAATTGTGTTGTATACAGGATGTTAAGAAGCTTCACAAGCAAATTCAGAGATGTTACGCAGAAAATCGCAAAGCATTCCATCCTGTGCAG TTTTACTTGACCAGCCACGGAGGACAGCTGAAGAGCAACATGAATGAAAATGACAAAGGATGGGTCAACTGGAAG gatATCCAAATTAGAACAGAACACTATAGTGAGctaataaagaaagaagaccTTGTATACCTCACCTCAGATTCCCCAGACGTTCTCAGTGAGCTTGACGAGAGGAAGGCCTATGTGATTGGAGGACTGGTGGATCATAATCACCACAAG GGAATTACTTACAAAAAAGCTGTAGAGCAAGGAATTGGTCATGCACAGCTCCCTCTGGGAAACTTTGTGAAGATGAACAGTCGGAAAGTGTTAGCAGTCAATCATG TGTTTGAAATCATCCTCGCatacctggagaagagagaCTGGAAGGAGGCCTTTTTCAGTGTCTTGCCACAGCGGAAAGGGGCAGTGCCATTGGGAGAAGCCAATGATTCATCCCAACGTGCTCTATCTGAGAAAGAAG ATCTAAGCTATGAATTACAAATAATCCTGTGA
- the TRMT10A gene encoding tRNA methyltransferase 10 homolog A isoform X2 gives MSSGTATENTMPPDAPEVEGKVKSCDRQVERQEEGTDKAECLEPMSKRQRKKLLKQKQWEEQKDLRRQKRKEKRQKRKLERQSKSDPSNEGNDRKRMRRDVVPSTLRLIVDCSFDDLMVLKDVKKLHKQIQRCYAENRKAFHPVQFYLTSHGGQLKSNMNENDKGWVNWKDIQIRTEHYSELIKKEDLVYLTSDSPDVLSELDERKAYVIGGLVDHNHHKGITYKKAVEQGIGHAQLPLGNFVKMNSRKVLAVNHVFEIILAYLEKRDWKEAFFSVLPQRKGAVPLGEANDSSQRALSEKEDLSYELQIIL, from the exons ATGTCATCgggaacagcaacagaaaacacCATGCCCCCTGATGCACCTGAGGTGGAAGGAAAGGTGAAGTCGTGTGACAGGCAAGTAGAAAGACAGGAGGAAGGCACAGACAAGGCAGAATGCCTCGAGCCCATGTCCaagaggcagaggaagaaacTACTGAAGCAGAAGCAGTGGGAAGAACAGAAGGATCTTCGTAG GCAGAAACGCAAAGAAAAACGCCAGAAGAGAAAATTAGAACGTCAGTCAAAGTCAGACCCCAGTAATGAAGGGAATGACAGAAAGCGTATGCGAAGGGACGTCGTTCCCAGCACGCTTCGCCTCATTGTGGACTGCAGCTTTGATGACTTGATGGTGCTAAAG GATGTTAAGAAGCTTCACAAGCAAATTCAGAGATGTTACGCAGAAAATCGCAAAGCATTCCATCCTGTGCAG TTTTACTTGACCAGCCACGGAGGACAGCTGAAGAGCAACATGAATGAAAATGACAAAGGATGGGTCAACTGGAAG gatATCCAAATTAGAACAGAACACTATAGTGAGctaataaagaaagaagaccTTGTATACCTCACCTCAGATTCCCCAGACGTTCTCAGTGAGCTTGACGAGAGGAAGGCCTATGTGATTGGAGGACTGGTGGATCATAATCACCACAAG GGAATTACTTACAAAAAAGCTGTAGAGCAAGGAATTGGTCATGCACAGCTCCCTCTGGGAAACTTTGTGAAGATGAACAGTCGGAAAGTGTTAGCAGTCAATCATG TGTTTGAAATCATCCTCGCatacctggagaagagagaCTGGAAGGAGGCCTTTTTCAGTGTCTTGCCACAGCGGAAAGGGGCAGTGCCATTGGGAGAAGCCAATGATTCATCCCAACGTGCTCTATCTGAGAAAGAAG ATCTAAGCTATGAATTACAAATAATCCTGTGA
- the C4orf17 gene encoding uncharacterized protein C4orf17 homolog isoform X1 — MNTCRHCSRSSSSWVTYSTRNVPHPRMLCHIQGLNNSPICSVRHSCFGELPYADRTAIPEQKADRERVLYENARGNSPASNCLPRLEAFMQRGPGSSQHAAQHGEGLASVPERTQSSPNSPEKLLKKRSQTSAQPAATQGVLQALSQPSSACLNSSRSPQVQQNADFDLSYLHWEIKVLEKLRNVFQTDSLTEIQEWLSKASLKEKVFMSRLIYSELSGKGRPNNQPHAMQEGAGEGMNIQSLLKPRPPSQRGPEGETNNRPSTSASEASQNMKHEMDKDCTLSSRLRSRGPAHADASSPEKSQGWQWKQRDVPSHAALQQAKQQIAPFQGRPVSS; from the exons gGTTGAACAACAGTCCGATCTGTTCTGTAAGACACAGCTGTTTTGGAGAACTCCCATATGCTGACAGAACAGCCATCCCTGAGCAAAAAGCTGACCGAGAGCGTGTGCTATATGAGAATGCCAGAGGCAACTCACCTGCCAGCAACTGCCTTCCAAGGCTTGAGGCTTTCATGCAAAGAGGGCCTGGGTCTTCACAGCATGCGGCAC AACATGGAGAAGGACTTGCAAGTGTTCCAGAGAGGACTCAAAGTAGCCCTAATTCACCTGAAAAG cttttgaaaaaacGATCCCAAACCTCTGCACAACCTGCAGCTACCCAGGGAGTCCTCCAGGCTCTCTCCCAGCCTTCCTCTGCATGCCTCAACTCGAGTCGCAGTCCTCAAGTCCAGCAGAATGCAGATTTTGACCTAAGCTACCTGCATTGGGAAATAAAG GTGCttgaaaaactgagaaatgttttccagACAGATTCGCTTACAGAGATCCAGGAATGGCTCTCAAAGGCAAGTCTAAAAG AGAAAGTCTTCATGTCCAGACTGATTTACTCTGAACTGAGTGGTAAAGGCAGGCCGAATAACCAGCCACATGCAATGCAGGAAGGTGCAGGAGAGGGCATGAATATCCAGAGTTTGCTAAAGCCTCGGCCTCCTTCTCAGAGAGGCCCAGAAGGAGAAACAAATAACAG GCCTTCAACTAGCGCATCAGAAGCAAGTCAAAACATGAAGCACG AAATGGATAAAGACTGTACTTTGTCCTCAAGGCTGAGAAGCAGAGGTCCAGCACATGCAGACGCGTCATCTCCAGAGAAGAGCCAAGGCTGGCAATGGAAACAAAGAGACGTGCCCTCAcatgctgccctgcagcaagcCAAACAACAGATAGCCCCCTTCCAAGGGAGGCCCGTATCTTCATAG
- the TRMT10A gene encoding tRNA methyltransferase 10 homolog A isoform X4 yields the protein MRRDVVPSTLRLIVDCSFDDLMVLKDVKKLHKQIQRCYAENRKAFHPVQFYLTSHGGQLKSNMNENDKGWVNWKDIQIRTEHYSELIKKEDLVYLTSDSPDVLSELDERKAYVIGGLVDHNHHKGITYKKAVEQGIGHAQLPLGNFVKMNSRKVLAVNHVFEIILAYLEKRDWKEAFFSVLPQRKGAVPLGEANDSSQRALSEKEDLSYELQIIL from the exons ATGCGAAGGGACGTCGTTCCCAGCACGCTTCGCCTCATTGTGGACTGCAGCTTTGATGACTTGATGGTGCTAAAG GATGTTAAGAAGCTTCACAAGCAAATTCAGAGATGTTACGCAGAAAATCGCAAAGCATTCCATCCTGTGCAG TTTTACTTGACCAGCCACGGAGGACAGCTGAAGAGCAACATGAATGAAAATGACAAAGGATGGGTCAACTGGAAG gatATCCAAATTAGAACAGAACACTATAGTGAGctaataaagaaagaagaccTTGTATACCTCACCTCAGATTCCCCAGACGTTCTCAGTGAGCTTGACGAGAGGAAGGCCTATGTGATTGGAGGACTGGTGGATCATAATCACCACAAG GGAATTACTTACAAAAAAGCTGTAGAGCAAGGAATTGGTCATGCACAGCTCCCTCTGGGAAACTTTGTGAAGATGAACAGTCGGAAAGTGTTAGCAGTCAATCATG TGTTTGAAATCATCCTCGCatacctggagaagagagaCTGGAAGGAGGCCTTTTTCAGTGTCTTGCCACAGCGGAAAGGGGCAGTGCCATTGGGAGAAGCCAATGATTCATCCCAACGTGCTCTATCTGAGAAAGAAG ATCTAAGCTATGAATTACAAATAATCCTGTGA
- the TRMT10A gene encoding tRNA methyltransferase 10 homolog A isoform X1 → MSSGTATENTMPPDAPEVEGKVKSCDRQVERQEEGTDKAECLEPMSKRQRKKLLKQKQWEEQKDLRRQKRKEKRQKRKLERQSKSDPSNEGNDRKRMRRDVVPSTLRLIVDCSFDDLMVLKLLAHGKAFCGGLSEGLCKNKLCCIQDVKKLHKQIQRCYAENRKAFHPVQFYLTSHGGQLKSNMNENDKGWVNWKDIQIRTEHYSELIKKEDLVYLTSDSPDVLSELDERKAYVIGGLVDHNHHKGITYKKAVEQGIGHAQLPLGNFVKMNSRKVLAVNHVFEIILAYLEKRDWKEAFFSVLPQRKGAVPLGEANDSSQRALSEKEDLSYELQIIL, encoded by the exons ATGTCATCgggaacagcaacagaaaacacCATGCCCCCTGATGCACCTGAGGTGGAAGGAAAGGTGAAGTCGTGTGACAGGCAAGTAGAAAGACAGGAGGAAGGCACAGACAAGGCAGAATGCCTCGAGCCCATGTCCaagaggcagaggaagaaacTACTGAAGCAGAAGCAGTGGGAAGAACAGAAGGATCTTCGTAG GCAGAAACGCAAAGAAAAACGCCAGAAGAGAAAATTAGAACGTCAGTCAAAGTCAGACCCCAGTAATGAAGGGAATGACAGAAAGCGTATGCGAAGGGACGTCGTTCCCAGCACGCTTCGCCTCATTGTGGACTGCAGCTTTGATGACTTGATGGTGCTAAAG cTTCTGGCTCATGGTAAAGCATTTTGTGGTGGTCTGTCTGAAGGACTGTGTAAAAACAAATTGTGTTGTATACAGGATGTTAAGAAGCTTCACAAGCAAATTCAGAGATGTTACGCAGAAAATCGCAAAGCATTCCATCCTGTGCAG TTTTACTTGACCAGCCACGGAGGACAGCTGAAGAGCAACATGAATGAAAATGACAAAGGATGGGTCAACTGGAAG gatATCCAAATTAGAACAGAACACTATAGTGAGctaataaagaaagaagaccTTGTATACCTCACCTCAGATTCCCCAGACGTTCTCAGTGAGCTTGACGAGAGGAAGGCCTATGTGATTGGAGGACTGGTGGATCATAATCACCACAAG GGAATTACTTACAAAAAAGCTGTAGAGCAAGGAATTGGTCATGCACAGCTCCCTCTGGGAAACTTTGTGAAGATGAACAGTCGGAAAGTGTTAGCAGTCAATCATG TGTTTGAAATCATCCTCGCatacctggagaagagagaCTGGAAGGAGGCCTTTTTCAGTGTCTTGCCACAGCGGAAAGGGGCAGTGCCATTGGGAGAAGCCAATGATTCATCCCAACGTGCTCTATCTGAGAAAGAAG ATCTAAGCTATGAATTACAAATAATCCTGTGA